From Myxococcota bacterium, one genomic window encodes:
- a CDS encoding acyl-CoA dehydrogenase family protein, which yields MKLTSDHELIRDAVRRLAEAELAPIAARIDADDWFPRDFFLKLGEIGALGVLVPEEYGGSGGDYIGATLIMEELARVSGSVSLSYGAHAVLCVGAIARDCSHEQKKRVLPRLCSGEAIGAWALTEPGSGSDALGMRTRAVRAGSHYVIDGGKTFITNGSEAETLVVYARTDPAQGAHGISVFLVDAKTPGFQCSRTLDKMGMRGSPTAELRFDAMRVAAGDRIGEENRGVALMMRGLDVERATLAGISVGLAQAALDHSLAWAREREQFGRPIAEFQMVQKLLADMYVDVTAARLLVYEAAELCIAQSSGCAKLASAAKLLASEIATKAGLAAVQVFGGYGYTRDYPVERIARDAKLMEIGAGTSEIQRTIIARELLKGR from the coding sequence ATGAAGCTCACCAGCGACCACGAACTGATCCGCGATGCCGTGCGCCGGCTGGCCGAGGCCGAGCTCGCGCCGATCGCGGCGCGCATCGACGCCGATGACTGGTTCCCGCGCGACTTCTTCCTGAAGCTGGGCGAGATCGGGGCGCTGGGCGTGCTGGTGCCCGAAGAGTACGGCGGCAGCGGCGGCGACTACATCGGCGCGACGCTGATCATGGAAGAGCTGGCGCGCGTGTCGGGCTCGGTGTCGCTCTCGTACGGCGCGCACGCGGTGCTGTGCGTGGGCGCGATCGCGCGCGACTGCTCGCACGAGCAGAAGAAGCGCGTGCTGCCGCGGCTGTGCAGCGGCGAGGCGATCGGCGCTTGGGCGCTCACCGAGCCGGGCTCCGGCTCCGACGCGCTGGGCATGCGCACGCGGGCGGTGCGCGCTGGCAGTCACTACGTGATCGACGGCGGCAAGACTTTCATCACCAACGGCTCCGAGGCCGAGACACTCGTGGTCTACGCGCGCACCGACCCCGCGCAGGGCGCGCACGGCATCTCGGTGTTCCTGGTCGACGCCAAGACGCCCGGCTTCCAGTGCAGCCGCACGCTCGACAAGATGGGCATGCGCGGCAGCCCGACCGCGGAGCTGCGCTTCGACGCCATGCGCGTGGCCGCCGGGGACCGGATCGGCGAGGAGAACCGCGGCGTGGCCCTGATGATGCGCGGGCTCGATGTGGAGCGCGCCACGCTCGCGGGCATCTCCGTGGGTCTCGCGCAGGCCGCGCTCGACCACTCACTCGCCTGGGCGCGCGAGCGCGAGCAGTTCGGCCGCCCGATCGCCGAGTTCCAGATGGTGCAGAAGCTGCTCGCGGACATGTACGTCGACGTGACTGCGGCGCGGCTGCTCGTGTACGAGGCCGCCGAGCTGTGCATCGCCCAGTCGAGCGGCTGCGCGAAGCTGGCGTCCGCCGCCAAGCTGCTCGCCTCCGAGATCGCCACCAAGGCGGGGCTCGCCGCCGTGCAGGTCTTCGGCGGCTACGGGTACACGCGCGACTACCCCGTCGAGCGCATCGCGCGCGACGCCAAGCTGATGGAGATCGGCGCGGGCACGTCCGAGATCCAGCGCACGATCATTGCCCGCGAGCTGCTGAAGGGCCGCTGA
- a CDS encoding VWA domain-containing protein: MRYSRWDGTQRAFSLAAEQALDELARHLMEGMGVEEALSWMRYQGFELAGMDFRVMGVEELLQKLRQQARERMAGHNMERTFDERWQKLRDLLEREEQAQAGRNGVESKRWSEFKARKDSLPRRLSDAVRRFSDHEWADSEAEAEFRELEAELGDLRALEEFHARNRQMLRGGHSLSFDEAMDLMHEIERLGQLARNLLEGRFDEISLDELREIAGDEGVESILILRDMRRNLEEGGLVRPGENGLELTPRAIRRIGELALEDIYGSLKRGTPGAHATTHRGGGLVTIERSKPYVFGEPAHLDAVASVRNALLRDPSRARVPLRLEPGDLQVFDTDQQTDTTTVLLLDMSWSMSWSGRWPAAKRVAIAMDQLIRTRYPRDRFFIVGFYTRARELKIPELPELVWNMEDPFTNLQDGLRVAQRLIDRNPSANKQIIVITDGQPTAYFVGDELRVEWPSGVGGTSPRANKETLGEVSRVTRKGITINTFMLDDSPELMRFVEGMTRINKGRAFYTTPGQIGEYIMVDYLSRKRRKIR, translated from the coding sequence CGCTACAGCCGGTGGGACGGCACGCAGCGCGCGTTCTCGCTCGCCGCCGAGCAGGCGCTCGACGAGCTGGCCCGCCATCTGATGGAGGGCATGGGCGTCGAAGAGGCGCTGTCCTGGATGCGCTACCAGGGCTTCGAGCTGGCCGGCATGGACTTCCGCGTGATGGGCGTGGAGGAGCTCTTGCAGAAGCTCCGCCAGCAGGCGCGCGAGCGCATGGCCGGTCACAACATGGAGCGGACCTTCGACGAGCGCTGGCAGAAGCTGCGCGACCTGTTGGAGCGCGAGGAGCAGGCGCAGGCCGGTCGCAACGGCGTCGAGTCCAAGCGCTGGAGCGAGTTCAAGGCGCGCAAGGACTCACTCCCGCGCCGCCTGTCCGACGCCGTGCGGCGCTTCTCCGACCACGAGTGGGCGGACTCCGAGGCCGAGGCGGAGTTCCGCGAGCTCGAGGCCGAGCTCGGCGACCTGCGCGCGCTCGAGGAGTTCCACGCGCGCAACCGCCAGATGCTGCGCGGGGGTCACTCGCTCTCGTTCGACGAGGCGATGGACCTGATGCACGAGATCGAGAGGCTCGGACAGCTCGCGCGCAACCTGCTCGAAGGCCGCTTCGACGAGATCTCGCTCGACGAGCTGCGCGAGATCGCCGGCGACGAGGGCGTGGAGTCGATCCTGATCCTGCGCGACATGCGCCGCAACCTGGAGGAGGGCGGGCTGGTGCGGCCGGGCGAGAACGGCCTCGAGCTGACTCCGCGCGCGATCCGGCGCATCGGCGAGCTGGCGCTCGAGGACATCTACGGGTCACTCAAGCGCGGCACGCCGGGCGCGCACGCCACGACCCACCGCGGCGGCGGCCTGGTCACGATCGAACGCTCCAAGCCCTACGTGTTCGGCGAGCCCGCGCACCTCGACGCCGTGGCCAGCGTGCGCAACGCGCTGTTGCGCGATCCCAGCCGCGCGCGCGTGCCGCTGCGGCTCGAGCCCGGCGACCTGCAGGTCTTCGACACGGACCAGCAGACCGACACCACCACGGTGCTCCTGCTCGACATGAGCTGGTCCATGTCGTGGTCCGGGCGCTGGCCGGCCGCCAAGCGCGTGGCGATCGCGATGGACCAGCTGATCCGCACGAGATACCCGCGCGACCGCTTCTTCATCGTCGGCTTCTACACGCGCGCGCGCGAGCTGAAGATCCCCGAGCTGCCTGAGCTCGTGTGGAACATGGAAGACCCGTTCACCAACCTGCAGGACGGCCTGCGCGTCGCGCAGCGGCTGATCGACCGCAATCCGTCGGCCAACAAACAGATCATCGTGATCACCGACGGCCAGCCGACCGCCTACTTCGTGGGCGACGAGCTGCGCGTCGAGTGGCCCAGCGGCGTGGGCGGCACCAGCCCGCGCGCCAACAAGGAGACGCTGGGTGAGGTGAGTCGCGTGACTCGCAAGGGCATCACGATCAACACCTTCATGCTCGACGACTCACCCGAGCTGATGCGCTTCGTGGAAGGCATGACGCGCATCAACAAGGGCCGCGCCTTCTACACCACGCCCGGGCAGATCGGCGAGTACATCATGGTCGACTACCTCTCGCGGAAGCGGCGCAAGATTCGTTGA
- the acsA gene encoding acetate--CoA ligase: MRDYARECAAFRWDRAREHLEGLPNGRGLNMAHEAVDRHARGPRAAKTALRFLERGDSVRDVSYAELAEFSSRFANALRELGVGRGERVFALAGRIPELYVAALGALKNGSVFCPLFSAFGPEPIRTRLERGDARVLVTTSALYARKVAGLRASLPKLEHVLLARCEPGSAQPPGTHELDACLARASSSFEIPPTDPEDMALLHFTSGTTGAPKGAVHVHAAVLAHHVTAGHALDLRTDDTFWCTADPGWVTGTSYGILAPLSHGTTTLVDESEFDAERWYATLERQRVTNWYTAPTAVRMLMKAGAALARRHDLSALRFVASVGEPLNPEAVLFGQEAFGIPIHDNWWQTETGGIMIANFASQEIRPGSMGRPVPGVEAGIVRRERDGAVVEVTEPDVLGELALRPGWPSMFRGYLHDDERYRKCFAGGWYLSGDLARRDRDGYFWFVGRGDDVIKSSGHLIGPFEVESVLMEHPAVIEAAVIGKPDPVAGEIVKAFVVLRAGQTPGTALLRELSAFARTRLGAAVAPKELEFRDSVPKTRSGKILRRLLRARELGLPEGDTSTLEGAE; the protein is encoded by the coding sequence CTGCGCGACTATGCACGCGAGTGCGCAGCGTTCCGCTGGGACCGAGCGCGGGAGCACCTCGAAGGGCTGCCGAACGGCCGAGGCCTCAACATGGCGCACGAGGCCGTCGACCGGCACGCGCGCGGCCCGCGGGCGGCCAAGACCGCCCTGCGCTTCCTCGAACGCGGTGACTCGGTCCGCGATGTCTCGTACGCGGAGCTCGCCGAGTTCTCGAGCCGCTTCGCGAACGCGCTGCGCGAGCTCGGCGTCGGGAGGGGCGAGCGCGTGTTCGCGCTGGCGGGCCGGATCCCCGAGCTCTACGTCGCGGCGCTCGGCGCGCTCAAGAACGGCAGCGTGTTCTGCCCGCTGTTCTCGGCGTTCGGCCCGGAGCCGATCCGGACGCGGCTCGAGCGCGGCGACGCACGCGTGCTGGTGACTACGAGCGCGCTCTACGCGCGCAAAGTGGCGGGCCTGCGCGCATCGCTGCCCAAGCTCGAGCACGTGCTGCTCGCCCGCTGCGAGCCCGGGAGCGCGCAGCCGCCGGGCACCCACGAGCTCGACGCCTGTCTCGCGCGCGCGTCCTCGAGCTTCGAGATTCCGCCGACCGACCCCGAGGACATGGCGCTGCTCCACTTCACGAGCGGCACCACGGGGGCCCCCAAGGGCGCGGTCCACGTGCACGCCGCGGTGCTCGCGCACCACGTGACCGCGGGCCACGCCCTAGACCTGCGAACGGATGACACTTTCTGGTGTACGGCAGATCCAGGCTGGGTCACCGGAACCTCGTACGGCATTCTCGCGCCACTCAGCCACGGGACGACCACGCTGGTCGACGAATCGGAGTTCGACGCCGAGCGCTGGTACGCGACGCTCGAACGACAGCGCGTGACCAACTGGTACACGGCGCCGACGGCGGTGCGCATGTTGATGAAGGCGGGCGCCGCTCTGGCCCGGCGTCACGATCTCTCGGCGCTGCGCTTCGTGGCGAGCGTCGGCGAGCCGCTCAACCCCGAGGCGGTCCTGTTCGGGCAGGAGGCGTTCGGGATCCCGATCCACGACAACTGGTGGCAGACCGAGACGGGTGGAATCATGATCGCGAACTTCGCGTCGCAGGAGATCCGGCCCGGCTCGATGGGCCGTCCGGTGCCGGGCGTCGAGGCGGGCATCGTGCGGCGCGAGCGCGACGGAGCGGTAGTGGAGGTCACCGAGCCCGACGTGCTGGGCGAGCTCGCGCTGCGCCCGGGCTGGCCCTCGATGTTCCGCGGCTATCTGCACGACGACGAGCGCTACCGGAAGTGTTTCGCCGGCGGCTGGTATCTGTCTGGGGATCTCGCGCGGCGCGATCGCGACGGGTACTTCTGGTTCGTGGGCCGCGGCGACGACGTGATCAAGTCATCGGGTCACTTGATCGGTCCCTTCGAGGTCGAGAGCGTGCTGATGGAGCATCCCGCCGTGATCGAGGCCGCCGTGATCGGCAAGCCCGACCCCGTGGCGGGAGAGATCGTCAAGGCTTTCGTCGTGCTGCGCGCCGGCCAGACGCCGGGCACCGCGCTGCTGCGCGAGCTGTCGGCGTTCGCGCGCACCCGGCTGGGCGCCGCGGTGGCGCCCAAGGAGCTCGAGTTCCGCGACTCCGTGCCCAAGACGCGCAGCGGCAAGATCCTGCGCCGCCTGCTGCGCGCGCGCGAGCTCGGACTGCCCGAAGGAGACACTTCCACGCTCGAGGGCGCAGAGTGA
- the rlmN gene encoding 23S rRNA (adenine(2503)-C(2))-methyltransferase RlmN — protein sequence MNSLLAHTPAELRAAFAEAGTPGFRAAQVAQWVYGRRVRDFAAMGNLPAALRAELGKSWRTRALALESVHGAADGTRKLVLATADGARIEAVLIPEARRQTLCVSSQVGCSLDCAFCATGRMGLGRNLRADEIVDQALHAAELLDADGRALTHVVFMGMGEPLLNLKHVLQAIRVLTDPDAFGLAPRRITVSTAGVAPKIAELGEAVPVRLAISLHAARDELRDVLVPLNRRFPIAELLAACAKFPTPRRERLSFEYTLIAGVNDSASDAHALAALARKVHAKVNLIPLNEHPGTTYRRPSEARMDAFLGVLAAERVTATLRRSRGDDIFAACGQLGARGDAQPGAASPEPAYR from the coding sequence TTGAACTCCCTCCTGGCCCATACGCCCGCCGAGCTGCGCGCCGCGTTCGCGGAGGCGGGCACGCCCGGCTTCCGCGCCGCGCAGGTCGCGCAGTGGGTCTACGGCCGGCGCGTGCGCGACTTCGCGGCCATGGGCAACCTGCCGGCCGCGCTGCGCGCCGAGCTGGGCAAGAGCTGGCGCACGCGCGCGCTCGCGCTCGAGTCCGTCCACGGCGCGGCCGATGGCACGCGCAAGCTCGTGCTCGCCACCGCCGACGGCGCGCGCATCGAGGCCGTGCTGATTCCCGAAGCGCGCCGCCAGACGCTGTGTGTCTCGTCGCAGGTCGGCTGCAGCCTGGACTGCGCCTTCTGCGCCACGGGCCGCATGGGCCTGGGCCGCAACCTGCGCGCCGACGAGATCGTCGACCAGGCGCTGCACGCGGCCGAGCTGCTCGACGCAGACGGCCGCGCACTGACTCACGTGGTGTTCATGGGCATGGGCGAGCCGTTGCTCAACCTGAAGCACGTGCTGCAGGCGATCCGCGTGCTGACCGACCCCGACGCCTTCGGCCTGGCGCCGCGCCGCATCACCGTCTCGACCGCGGGCGTCGCGCCCAAGATCGCCGAGCTGGGCGAGGCCGTGCCGGTGCGGCTTGCGATCTCGCTCCACGCTGCGCGCGACGAGCTGCGCGACGTGCTGGTGCCGCTGAACCGGCGCTTTCCGATCGCCGAGCTGCTCGCGGCCTGCGCGAAGTTCCCGACGCCCAGACGCGAGCGCCTGTCGTTCGAGTACACGCTGATCGCGGGCGTGAACGACTCAGCCAGCGACGCGCACGCGCTGGCGGCGCTGGCCAGGAAGGTCCATGCCAAGGTCAACCTGATCCCGTTGAACGAGCATCCCGGAACGACCTACCGGCGCCCGAGCGAGGCGCGCATGGACGCGTTCCTCGGCGTGCTCGCGGCCGAGCGCGTGACCGCCACGCTGCGCCGCTCCCGCGGCGACGACATCTTCGCCGCCTGCGGACAACTCGGCGCGCGCGGCGACGCGCAGCCGGGCGCGGCAAGCCCGGAACCCGCCTACCGATAA
- a CDS encoding dihydrolipoamide acetyltransferase family protein encodes MPSLGADMDRGKILEWRKKVGESFVRGEIVVLVDTDKAEIEVESFHDGVLDEILVAVGETVPVGTPIARFTASARPGAAPATPPPPVTRAPPAPATPPRPPRPAAPAAAPPAPAAARAHATPLARRIAAERGVDLTALVGSGVDGAITREDVERAAAPAARSAVPRDRAGAMRAAIAAAMERANREIPHYYVESRIDLGRATEWLAAANAARPIGERLLPAALFVKAVALAAREVPELNGFWREGAFEPAREVHVGLIVSLRQGGLLAPALHDAADKSLSQIMVALRDGVARARAGKLRSSEVSGATISLTNLGDQGAQRVFGVIMPPQVALVGFGRVTEQPVASGGLIGARPVVDVSVAGDHRASDGHRAGRFLSALARLLAEPERL; translated from the coding sequence ATGCCTTCGCTCGGCGCCGACATGGATCGGGGCAAGATCCTCGAATGGCGCAAGAAGGTCGGTGAGTCCTTCGTCCGCGGCGAGATCGTCGTGCTGGTCGACACCGACAAGGCCGAGATCGAAGTCGAGAGCTTTCACGACGGCGTCCTCGACGAGATCCTGGTTGCCGTCGGCGAGACCGTGCCGGTGGGAACGCCGATCGCGCGCTTCACCGCATCCGCGCGTCCCGGCGCCGCGCCAGCCACGCCCCCGCCCCCAGTGACTCGCGCGCCGCCCGCGCCTGCGACTCCACCCAGGCCCCCGCGGCCCGCGGCGCCCGCCGCCGCGCCACCGGCCCCGGCGGCCGCCCGCGCGCATGCCACGCCGCTCGCGCGCCGCATCGCCGCGGAGCGCGGCGTCGACCTGACCGCGCTCGTCGGCAGCGGAGTCGACGGCGCGATCACTCGCGAGGACGTCGAGCGCGCCGCTGCGCCTGCGGCTCGGTCCGCCGTGCCGCGCGACCGGGCGGGCGCGATGCGCGCCGCGATTGCGGCCGCGATGGAGCGCGCGAACCGCGAGATCCCACACTACTACGTGGAGTCACGCATCGATCTCGGCCGCGCCACCGAGTGGCTCGCCGCGGCCAACGCGGCGCGCCCGATCGGCGAGCGGCTGCTGCCGGCGGCGCTGTTCGTGAAGGCGGTCGCGCTCGCGGCGCGCGAGGTGCCGGAGCTGAACGGCTTCTGGCGCGAGGGGGCGTTCGAGCCCGCGCGCGAGGTGCACGTGGGGCTGATCGTGTCACTTCGCCAAGGCGGGCTGCTCGCGCCCGCGCTGCACGACGCGGCCGACAAGAGTCTCTCGCAGATCATGGTCGCCTTGCGCGACGGGGTCGCGCGCGCCCGGGCAGGCAAGCTGCGCAGCTCCGAGGTCTCGGGCGCGACCATCTCACTCACCAATCTCGGCGATCAGGGCGCGCAGCGCGTGTTCGGCGTGATCATGCCGCCGCAGGTCGCGCTGGTGGGCTTCGGGCGGGTGACCGAACAGCCCGTGGCGTCAGGCGGGCTGATCGGGGCGCGCCCGGTGGTGGACGTGAGCGTGGCCGGCGATCACCGCGCGAGCGACGGGCACCGCGCGGGGCGCTTCCTGTCGGCGCTCGCGCGGCTGCTCGCCGAGCCGGAGCGTCTGTGA
- the pdhA gene encoding pyruvate dehydrogenase (acetyl-transferring) E1 component subunit alpha, protein MVRIRRFEEACAEQYSKGRIRGFLHLYVGQEAVAVGVLDCLERDDAVVATYREHGHALARGIDSARLMAEMFGRAEGCSGGRGGSMHVFDAATRFYGGQAIVAAGLPLAVGLALADQMQRRPRVTVCFFGEGAVAEGEFHEAMNLAALWRLPVLFACENNLYAMGTALSRSESETNLCVKAASYEMPAWSVDGMDVLAVEDATRRAMTAVREGGPLFLELRTYRFRAHSMFDPQLYRDKAEVELWKQRDPIPAFASRAQASGALRPEDRAALEQEAEAEMAQAVAFAEAGRLEPVAELARHVYFEGEAR, encoded by the coding sequence ATGGTCCGGATCCGGCGCTTCGAGGAAGCCTGCGCCGAGCAGTACAGCAAGGGCAGGATCCGGGGTTTCCTGCACCTGTACGTGGGGCAGGAAGCCGTGGCCGTCGGCGTGCTCGACTGTCTCGAGCGCGACGACGCCGTAGTGGCGACCTATCGCGAGCACGGCCACGCGCTCGCGCGCGGCATCGACTCGGCGCGCCTCATGGCGGAGATGTTCGGCCGCGCCGAGGGCTGCAGCGGCGGGCGCGGTGGCTCGATGCACGTGTTCGACGCGGCCACGCGCTTCTACGGCGGGCAGGCGATCGTCGCCGCCGGGCTGCCGCTGGCCGTCGGGCTCGCGCTCGCCGACCAGATGCAGCGCCGCCCGCGAGTCACCGTGTGCTTCTTCGGCGAGGGCGCGGTCGCCGAAGGCGAGTTCCACGAGGCGATGAACCTCGCGGCGCTGTGGCGGCTCCCGGTGCTCTTCGCCTGCGAGAACAACCTGTACGCGATGGGCACCGCCCTGTCGCGCTCCGAGTCCGAGACCAACCTGTGCGTGAAGGCGGCCAGCTACGAGATGCCCGCGTGGTCCGTCGACGGCATGGACGTGCTCGCGGTCGAGGACGCCACGCGCAGGGCCATGACCGCGGTGCGGGAGGGCGGCCCGCTGTTCCTCGAGCTGCGCACGTACCGGTTCCGCGCGCACTCGATGTTCGACCCGCAGCTGTACCGCGACAAGGCCGAGGTCGAGCTCTGGAAGCAGCGCGACCCGATCCCCGCGTTCGCGTCCCGCGCCCAGGCGAGCGGCGCGCTGCGGCCCGAGGACCGCGCAGCCCTCGAGCAGGAGGCCGAGGCCGAGATGGCGCAGGCGGTTGCTTTCGCCGAGGCGGGCCGGCTCGAGCCCGTCGCCGAGCTCGCCCGCCACGTGTATTTCGAGGGCGAGGCGCGATGA
- a CDS encoding metallophosphoesterase family protein has product MLYAIGDIHGMRDELVRLLSRLPLSQGDRLLFIGDYVDRGPNPKGVVDELLRLQKSYECIFLMGNHEAMFLSFLGWEGANYFGAEAFLHNGGETTLQSYGYFEAKDDFALEPAHEAFYRSLALWHLDGEYAFVHAGLSKAALGLSDAKYALSREKARDLLWQRETADLPHSLGVTVIYGHTPLPDFGVRWNLPYSIGIDTGAVYGGPLTAIRLPDETIFQSS; this is encoded by the coding sequence ATGCTCTACGCGATCGGCGACATACACGGCATGCGCGACGAGCTCGTCCGCCTGCTGTCGCGCCTGCCGCTCAGCCAGGGCGACCGACTGCTGTTCATCGGTGACTACGTGGACCGCGGCCCCAATCCCAAGGGCGTGGTCGACGAGCTGCTCCGGCTGCAGAAGAGCTACGAGTGCATCTTTCTCATGGGCAACCACGAGGCGATGTTCCTGTCGTTTCTCGGCTGGGAAGGAGCGAATTACTTCGGCGCCGAGGCCTTCCTGCACAACGGCGGAGAGACCACGCTCCAGAGCTACGGCTACTTCGAGGCCAAGGACGACTTCGCGCTCGAGCCGGCGCACGAGGCCTTCTACCGCAGCCTCGCGCTCTGGCACCTCGACGGCGAATACGCGTTCGTACACGCGGGTCTCTCGAAGGCCGCGCTCGGCTTGTCCGACGCCAAGTACGCGCTCTCGCGCGAGAAGGCGCGCGACCTCTTGTGGCAGCGCGAGACCGCCGACCTGCCGCACAGCCTGGGAGTCACCGTGATCTACGGCCACACCCCGCTGCCGGATTTCGGTGTACGCTGGAACCTGCCGTACTCGATCGGAATCGATACGGGTGCCGTCTACGGCGGTCCGCTGACGGCGATCCGGCTGCCGGACGAGACGATCTTCCAGTCCTCATGA
- a CDS encoding pyruvate dehydrogenase complex E1 component subunit beta — translation MTERIQQSFRDAFRQSLREALLRDERVFLMGEDVGRYGGSYAVSHGLLAEFGPERIRDTPLSESGFVGAGIGAALGGMRPIVEIMTVNFSLLALDQIVNGAATLSHMSGGQIHVPLVIRMATGAGRQLAAQHSHSLEGWYAHIPGIKIAAPATLEDARGMLWTALCDPDPVLIFEQARLYPVEGEVAADAGPVDLERAAVRRSGRDVSLIAYGGTLDRALEAAQSLAAEGIEAEVLDLRVLRPLDEAAILATVARTHRVVIADEGWRSGSLSAEVAARIAERALGELDAPIRRVCTAEVPIPYPKHLEDAALPSAAGIAAAARELVGRRG, via the coding sequence ATGACCGAGCGCATCCAGCAGAGCTTCCGCGATGCCTTCCGGCAGTCACTGCGCGAGGCGCTCCTGCGCGACGAACGCGTGTTCCTGATGGGCGAGGACGTGGGGCGCTATGGCGGCAGCTACGCGGTGAGTCACGGCTTGCTCGCGGAGTTCGGGCCCGAGCGCATCCGCGACACGCCGCTGTCGGAGTCCGGGTTCGTAGGCGCGGGCATCGGAGCGGCGCTGGGCGGGATGCGTCCGATCGTCGAGATCATGACCGTGAACTTCAGCCTGCTGGCGCTCGACCAGATCGTGAACGGCGCGGCCACGCTCTCGCACATGTCGGGGGGCCAGATCCACGTACCGCTCGTGATCCGCATGGCGACGGGCGCCGGCCGCCAGCTGGCCGCGCAGCACTCCCACAGCCTGGAGGGCTGGTATGCGCACATCCCGGGCATCAAGATCGCCGCCCCCGCGACGCTCGAGGACGCCCGCGGCATGCTGTGGACCGCGCTTTGCGACCCCGACCCGGTGCTGATCTTCGAGCAGGCGCGGCTCTACCCGGTCGAGGGCGAAGTGGCCGCGGACGCGGGTCCCGTCGACCTCGAGCGAGCGGCGGTGCGCCGATCGGGCCGCGACGTCAGCCTGATCGCCTACGGCGGGACGCTCGACCGCGCGCTCGAGGCGGCGCAGTCACTCGCCGCCGAGGGCATCGAGGCGGAGGTGCTGGACCTGCGCGTGCTGCGGCCGCTCGACGAGGCCGCGATCCTCGCGACCGTGGCGCGTACTCACCGCGTGGTGATCGCCGACGAAGGCTGGAGGAGCGGCAGCCTCTCCGCGGAGGTCGCCGCGCGCATCGCCGAGCGCGCCCTGGGGGAGCTCGACGCCCCGATCCGCCGCGTGTGCACGGCGGAGGTCCCGATCCCCTACCCGAAGCACCTGGAAGACGCAGCGCTGCCGTCGGCAGCGGGAATCGCCGCCGCGGCGCGCGAGCTGGTGGGCCGCCGTGGCTGA
- the trmB gene encoding tRNA (guanosine(46)-N7)-methyltransferase TrmB: MIVSSEELRERCLAARVVLELGFGRGELLLDLAEAEPARAFVGVEISRKRVEKVAKRAEKRGLANVWLLHAPAEYALERVLPPGCVEECWINCPDPWPKKRHWRRRLIQPLLLERLAAALAPGALLHIATDHVGYRDWIADVMAGQSAFVSLHAAPWSESRPARRETAYEAEWRAEGRTLSYFDYRRAP; encoded by the coding sequence TTGATCGTCTCGAGTGAGGAGCTCAGGGAGCGCTGTCTCGCGGCGCGCGTGGTGCTGGAGCTCGGCTTCGGCCGCGGCGAGCTCTTGCTCGACCTGGCCGAGGCAGAGCCTGCCCGCGCGTTCGTGGGCGTCGAGATCTCGCGCAAGCGGGTCGAGAAGGTCGCCAAGCGCGCCGAAAAGCGGGGGCTCGCGAACGTCTGGCTTCTGCACGCGCCGGCCGAGTACGCGCTCGAGCGCGTGCTGCCCCCGGGCTGCGTGGAGGAGTGCTGGATCAACTGCCCCGACCCGTGGCCCAAGAAGCGGCATTGGCGCCGGCGCCTGATCCAGCCGCTCTTGCTCGAGCGGCTGGCGGCGGCGCTCGCGCCGGGCGCGCTCCTGCACATCGCGACCGACCACGTGGGCTACCGCGACTGGATCGCCGACGTCATGGCGGGACAGAGCGCCTTCGTGAGTCTCCACGCCGCGCCCTGGTCCGAGTCACGCCCCGCGCGCCGCGAGACGGCCTACGAGGCGGAATGGCGCGCGGAAGGTCGCACGCTTTCGTACTTCGACTATCGTAGGGCGCCTTGA
- a CDS encoding acyl carrier protein, with translation MSRAELRAAIFSALAEVAPEADPGTLRDELPLRDQLDLDSMDFLNLLIGVHQRTGVEIPEADYGELASLEQLVAYLEAKQRG, from the coding sequence GTGAGCCGCGCCGAGCTGCGCGCCGCGATCTTCTCGGCCCTGGCCGAGGTGGCGCCCGAAGCCGATCCGGGCACGCTGCGCGACGAGCTCCCGCTGCGCGATCAGCTCGACCTGGACTCGATGGACTTCCTGAACCTGCTGATCGGCGTGCACCAGCGCACGGGGGTCGAGATTCCCGAGGCCGACTACGGGGAGCTCGCGAGCCTCGAGCAGCTCGTCGCGTACCTGGAGGCGAAGCAGCGGGGTTGA